Proteins from one Primulina huaijiensis isolate GDHJ02 chromosome 18, ASM1229523v2, whole genome shotgun sequence genomic window:
- the LOC140963844 gene encoding BOI-related E3 ubiquitin-protein ligase 1-like produces the protein MPVEASNLKIFPAQLMQDRDLVMPCINQSGMAASVYNAQPMGYSGIPFAATLPTNKSFYQQPVCDSAQAKTSMNTDSGLTYNISATRKRSGDPVNQMYSTTPRFPIAVNNDSASQFPSFFGDDILPQIQQYQIEIDSIISQHTKRIRLELEERQNKQARLLVAAIGEGVTKKLKEKEDQIQKMGKINFFLQERVKSLYVENQLWREMAQTNEATANSLRSDLEQVLAHVGGEERFSAGACGVAAVEDDVESCCGSSDHHEKDYAKKTVSHSRNCKRCGERESCVLLLPCRHLCLCNVCGSGSHQLQACPVCNATMNATLHVNMAS, from the exons ATGCCAGTTGAAGCAAGCAATCTCAAGATTTTCCCTGCGCAACTAATGCAAGACAG GGATTTGGTTATGCCATGTATTAATCAATCGGGGATGGCAGCTTCTGTGTACAACGCGCAGCCGATGGGTTATTCTGGGATCCCCTTTGCCGCAACGTTGCCGACCAATAAATCCTTTTATCAACAGCCGGTGTGCGATTCGGCGCAGGCCAAGACATCCATGAATACCGATAGTGGGCTCACATACAATATTTCCGCCACAAGAAAGCGCTCCGGTGATCCTGTTAATCAGATGTATAGTACTACACCGCGTTTCCCGATAGCCGTGAATAATGACAGTGCTTCTCAGTTCCCTTCTTTTTTCGGAGATGATATCTTGCCTCAAATCCAGCAGTACCAGATTGAGATCGACTCCATTATCTCCCAAcat ACTAAGAGAATTAGGTTGGAACTAGAAGAGAGACAAAATAAACAAGCGAGATTGCTGGTGGCTGCAATTGGTGAAGGGGTGACGAAGAAGTTAAAGGAGAAGGAAGATCAAATCCAGAAAATGggcaaaataaattttttccttCAAGAAAGAGTGAAGAGCCTCTACGTTGAAAACCAACTGTGGAGAGAAATGGCCCAGACGAACGAGGCCACAGCCAATTCCCTCCGAAGCGACCTGGAACAAGTCCTAGCCCACGTCGGCGGCGAGGAGCGGTTTTCCGCCGGAGCTTGTGGTGTCGCGGCCGTTGAGGACGACGTTGAATCCTGTTGTGGCAGCAGTGATCACCACGAGAAAGATTACGCCAAAAAAACGGTGTCACATAGTAGAAATTGCAAGCGATGTGGCGAGAGGGAATCGTGCGTGCTGCTTCTTCCTTGCAGACACCTTTGCCTCTGTAACGTATGCGGGAGTGGATCGCACCAACTCCAAGCATGTCCCGTCTGTAACGCCACCATGAACGCCACCCTCCATGTTAACATGGCTTCTTAA